The Amycolatopsis mongoliensis genome includes a window with the following:
- a CDS encoding serine hydrolase, translated as MSPSPEEIFEAAGVRGFLHARRLGTAESVGVDADTLVVMASVVKVPLVLEFARQVAAGQLDPADRVRATAADRLGGSGTAGFADDAEYSLRDAALLALSVSDNTAADLLFDRVGVENVRSLLAELGLSRTSIIGAPRDLLRTIIDDTSAGLPLRALDPARTSATTPREMTSLLSAIWRDPGPGAQVREWMSAQVSWHRLTAGFPPEVAVAAKTGTMPGIRNEIGIATYPDGSAYAVAVFTVGGAETLRRPDIDRAIGDAARAAVEALRS; from the coding sequence GTGAGTCCTTCTCCTGAAGAGATTTTCGAAGCGGCGGGCGTGCGGGGTTTCCTGCACGCCCGCCGTCTCGGTACGGCGGAGTCGGTGGGGGTGGACGCCGACACGCTGGTCGTCATGGCGTCCGTGGTGAAGGTGCCGCTGGTCCTGGAGTTCGCCCGCCAGGTGGCGGCCGGCCAGCTCGACCCGGCGGACCGGGTCCGCGCGACGGCGGCGGACCGCCTGGGCGGCAGCGGCACGGCGGGTTTCGCCGACGACGCCGAGTACAGCCTGCGCGACGCGGCGCTGCTGGCGTTGTCGGTTTCGGACAACACGGCCGCGGACCTGCTGTTCGACCGGGTGGGCGTGGAGAACGTGCGGTCGCTGCTGGCGGAGCTGGGGCTGTCGCGGACTTCGATCATCGGCGCGCCACGGGATCTGTTGCGCACGATCATCGACGACACCTCCGCGGGACTTCCCTTGCGGGCCTTGGATCCCGCGCGGACATCCGCCACCACGCCGCGTGAGATGACCTCCTTGCTGTCGGCGATCTGGCGTGACCCCGGGCCGGGTGCGCAGGTCCGCGAGTGGATGTCGGCGCAGGTCAGCTGGCACCGGCTGACCGCGGGGTTCCCGCCGGAGGTGGCCGTGGCGGCCAAGACCGGGACCATGCCGGGGATCCGCAACGAGATCGGGATCGCGACGTACCCGGACGGGAGCGCGTACGCGGTGGCGGTGTTCACGGTGGGGGGAGCGGAGACGTTGCGGCGCCCGGACATCGACCGCGCGATCGGCGACGCGGCCCGGGCGGCGGTGGAGGCCCTGCGGTCGTGA
- a CDS encoding LysR substrate-binding domain-containing protein — MDHLRSLRYFLVVAEELHFGHAADRLGIAQPPLSQRVKRLEAELGAKLFDRGRRVTLTEAGEVLRAEARDLLSRWDRMTALVAKAERGELDALRAGVPPELPGSVLAAILTKFADECPTVRLDLQELTTAEQTRLLADRELDAGLLQLPVDVVGLDLGPAIDTPLGVVLPRDSPLARRSELALADLAGEGLVHAPRAAAPGSYDALLRTCWEHGFRPAAVRHARNPEFALGLVLAGHGVAFEPAARKEPRVVWRPLAGEVLRARMAFAWPSSSPHPQAATLAEIAADVLRDDGVSRIVPPDPGGARPWDVFYDRA; from the coding sequence GTGGACCACCTCCGTTCGCTGCGGTACTTCCTGGTCGTCGCCGAGGAACTGCACTTCGGCCACGCCGCCGACCGGCTCGGCATCGCGCAGCCGCCGTTGAGCCAGCGCGTGAAGCGGCTCGAAGCCGAGCTGGGCGCGAAGCTGTTCGACCGCGGCCGGCGCGTCACGCTCACCGAAGCCGGCGAAGTGCTGCGCGCCGAGGCTCGCGACCTGCTGAGCCGCTGGGACCGGATGACGGCGCTGGTCGCCAAGGCCGAACGCGGCGAGCTGGACGCCCTGCGCGCGGGCGTGCCGCCGGAGCTGCCCGGCTCGGTCCTCGCCGCGATCCTGACGAAGTTCGCCGACGAGTGCCCCACCGTCCGGCTCGACCTGCAGGAGCTGACCACCGCCGAGCAGACCCGGCTGCTGGCCGACCGCGAGCTCGACGCGGGGCTGCTGCAGCTGCCGGTCGACGTCGTCGGGCTCGACCTCGGGCCCGCCATCGACACGCCGCTGGGTGTGGTCCTCCCCCGCGACTCGCCGCTGGCGCGCCGTTCGGAGCTGGCGCTCGCCGACTTGGCGGGCGAAGGGTTGGTGCACGCGCCGCGCGCGGCCGCGCCGGGGAGTTACGACGCCCTGCTGCGCACGTGCTGGGAGCACGGCTTCCGCCCGGCGGCCGTCCGGCACGCGCGCAACCCGGAGTTCGCGCTGGGCCTGGTGCTGGCCGGGCACGGGGTGGCGTTCGAGCCGGCGGCCCGCAAGGAACCGCGGGTGGTCTGGCGCCCGCTGGCGGGCGAGGTGCTGCGGGCGCGGATGGCGTTCGCGTGGCCGTCGTCGAGCCCACACCCGCAGGCGGCGACGCTGGCGGAGATCGCCGCGGACGTGCTGCGCGACGACGGGGTCTCGCGGATCGTGCCACCGGACCCGGGCGGCGCGCGGCCGTGGGACGTGTTCTACGACCGCGCCTGA
- a CDS encoding winged helix-turn-helix transcriptional regulator, whose product MTEATAHRIRPAGDPLRRALELVGDQWTLLILQSLFLRFRRYEELRLRLGISPTALSGRLRDMVDAGMLTRVPYRDARRTRHEYRLTERGLELWPLLISIWAWEREWVEGRREVLPTLIHLDCELATSAPLGCGACGRRVDARDVRAERLDSTGVAAATASKRFRRKDAESLAGDPLMFFPDTMELLGDRWSTGLLVSALLGCRHFSEFERELGIGPSVLSARLSKLVEVGVLRTGTAKTRTDARDYRMTAKGLAFFPALAFIAEWSRGFEVVGQEPDITLHHVECGNRLRPILLCDHCGRPLTRTSVQFGGVPSPKR is encoded by the coding sequence GTGACCGAGGCGACCGCACACCGCATCCGGCCCGCGGGGGATCCGCTCCGCAGGGCGCTGGAACTGGTCGGTGACCAGTGGACGCTGCTCATCCTGCAGAGCCTGTTCCTGCGCTTCCGGCGCTACGAGGAGCTGCGCCTGCGGCTGGGCATCTCGCCGACGGCGTTGTCCGGGCGCCTGCGGGACATGGTGGACGCGGGCATGCTCACGCGCGTGCCGTACCGCGACGCGCGCCGCACGCGGCACGAGTACCGGCTCACCGAACGCGGCCTGGAGCTGTGGCCGCTGCTGATCTCGATCTGGGCCTGGGAGCGCGAGTGGGTCGAAGGCCGCCGCGAGGTGCTGCCGACGCTGATCCACCTCGACTGTGAGCTGGCTACATCAGCGCCACTGGGCTGCGGCGCCTGCGGCCGCCGGGTCGACGCGCGCGACGTCCGCGCCGAGCGGCTCGACAGCACCGGCGTCGCCGCCGCGACGGCGTCCAAGCGCTTCCGGCGCAAGGACGCCGAGTCCCTGGCCGGCGACCCGCTGATGTTCTTCCCCGACACGATGGAGCTGCTGGGCGACCGCTGGTCGACGGGCCTGCTGGTGTCGGCCCTGCTCGGCTGCCGGCACTTCTCGGAGTTCGAGCGCGAACTGGGCATCGGGCCGAGCGTGCTGTCGGCCCGGCTGAGCAAGCTGGTCGAGGTCGGCGTGCTGCGCACCGGCACGGCGAAGACCCGCACCGACGCCCGCGACTACCGGATGACGGCGAAGGGGCTGGCGTTCTTCCCGGCGCTGGCGTTCATCGCGGAGTGGTCGCGCGGCTTCGAGGTGGTCGGCCAGGAGCCGGACATCACGCTCCACCACGTCGAATGCGGCAACCGGCTGCGCCCGATACTGCTGTGCGACCACTGCGGCCGCCCGCTGACCCGCACGTCGGTGCAGTTCGGCGGGGTACCGTCCCCCAAACGCTGA
- a CDS encoding acetyl-CoA acetyltransferase has translation MTVFVLGGAQTDFARNYAKEGRGILELFAEVVPAALVDAGVAAEDVEVAHVGNLAAELFTGQAQLGGLLVAAVPELDGVPSTRHEAACASGSTAVLAACADLEAGRYDLALVVGVELMRTVDGQRAAEHLGSAAWAGHEAVAAKFPWPALFADVASAYDERYGLDPEHLGQFAEHAFARATVNPLAQARDWRFPAGAFGPDDELNPLIEGRLRKQDCGRITDGAAAVVLASPAFAERLGGGFPRIAGFGHRTAHIGLAEKIAADGEYLFPHLRGAVVDAYERAGVAGPDALDVVELHDCFTITGLVALEHLGAAPPGDGGEFIADGGLDTAGINPGGGLIGLGHPVGATGVRMLHDVARQVSGTAGATQVEGARTALTLNVGGSFTTVVTMIVTGETA, from the coding sequence ATGACCGTGTTCGTGCTGGGCGGGGCGCAGACCGACTTCGCGCGCAACTACGCGAAGGAGGGGCGCGGGATCCTCGAGCTGTTCGCCGAGGTCGTCCCCGCCGCCTTGGTGGACGCCGGCGTTGCGGCCGAAGACGTCGAGGTCGCGCACGTCGGCAACCTCGCGGCGGAGCTCTTCACCGGCCAGGCCCAGCTCGGCGGCCTGCTGGTGGCCGCGGTACCGGAGCTCGACGGCGTGCCCAGCACCCGGCACGAAGCCGCGTGCGCGTCCGGCAGCACCGCTGTGCTCGCCGCGTGCGCGGACCTCGAAGCCGGCCGCTACGACCTGGCGCTGGTCGTCGGGGTCGAGCTGATGCGCACCGTCGACGGGCAGCGGGCCGCCGAGCACCTCGGCTCCGCCGCGTGGGCCGGGCACGAAGCCGTCGCCGCGAAGTTCCCGTGGCCCGCGCTCTTCGCCGACGTCGCTTCCGCGTACGACGAGCGGTACGGACTCGACCCCGAGCACCTCGGGCAGTTCGCCGAGCACGCTTTCGCCCGCGCGACGGTGAACCCGCTCGCCCAGGCCCGCGACTGGCGTTTCCCGGCCGGCGCGTTCGGGCCGGACGACGAGCTGAACCCGCTGATCGAAGGACGCCTGCGCAAGCAGGACTGCGGCCGGATCACCGACGGTGCCGCGGCGGTCGTGCTGGCTTCGCCCGCGTTCGCCGAGCGGCTCGGCGGCGGGTTCCCGCGCATCGCGGGCTTCGGGCACCGCACCGCGCACATCGGTCTCGCCGAGAAGATCGCCGCCGACGGCGAGTACCTGTTCCCGCACCTGCGCGGCGCGGTCGTCGACGCCTACGAGCGCGCGGGCGTGGCCGGGCCGGACGCACTCGACGTCGTCGAGCTGCACGACTGCTTCACGATCACCGGGCTGGTCGCGCTGGAGCACCTCGGTGCCGCGCCGCCCGGCGACGGCGGCGAGTTCATCGCCGACGGCGGTCTCGACACGGCCGGGATCAACCCGGGCGGCGGCCTGATCGGGCTCGGCCACCCGGTCGGCGCGACCGGCGTCCGCATGCTGCACGACGTCGCCCGGCAGGTGAGCGGGACGGCGGGCGCGACGCAGGTCGAGGGCGCGCGCACGGCGTTGACGCTCAACGTCGGAGGCTCGTTCACCACGGTCGTGACCATGATCGTCACCGGAGAAACCGCGTGA
- a CDS encoding LLM class F420-dependent oxidoreductase, which produces MSLGLWQDRPPEEALETARAAEAAGYPELWIGEMATWDAFALGTAIGAATSHISLTFGPLAVTVRDPATVAMGVASVAALTGRSTGVALGTSSDVVVRGWHGRSRSRAATALEESAVAVRQLVSGDKSTVDGLVVGSRGYRLRLAAPKAPVTIAAFGPRALDVAARCADRMVVNLVSPAAAATLVRGMREAAARAGTTPPPVAAWVVGAVDPGPAEIEQLRRGVVGYLAAPGYGEMFRAAGFGDLVDFARTRPHPRELLAAVPVEAIATVGLLGSPAEIAAKAREYAEAGIDELAIVPATSDGDPGGAKTLAACRSAVVPFDA; this is translated from the coding sequence GTGTCGCTGGGGCTCTGGCAGGACCGCCCGCCGGAGGAGGCCCTGGAAACCGCGCGTGCCGCCGAGGCCGCCGGGTACCCGGAGCTGTGGATCGGCGAGATGGCGACGTGGGACGCGTTCGCTTTGGGGACCGCGATCGGCGCGGCGACTTCGCACATCTCCCTGACGTTCGGGCCGCTCGCGGTGACCGTGCGGGACCCGGCGACGGTCGCGATGGGCGTCGCATCGGTCGCGGCGCTGACCGGGCGGTCGACCGGGGTCGCGCTGGGCACGTCCAGCGACGTCGTGGTCCGCGGCTGGCACGGCCGGTCGCGTTCGCGCGCGGCCACCGCGCTCGAAGAGTCCGCGGTCGCCGTCCGGCAGCTGGTGTCCGGCGATAAGTCCACTGTGGACGGATTGGTGGTGGGTTCCCGGGGCTACCGGTTGCGGCTGGCCGCCCCGAAGGCGCCGGTGACGATCGCCGCGTTCGGCCCTCGCGCCCTCGACGTCGCCGCCCGGTGCGCCGACCGCATGGTGGTCAACCTGGTCAGCCCGGCCGCCGCGGCGACACTGGTCCGCGGGATGCGGGAAGCGGCCGCGCGGGCGGGCACCACGCCGCCGCCCGTGGCCGCGTGGGTGGTCGGCGCCGTCGACCCGGGGCCGGCCGAGATCGAGCAGCTGCGCCGGGGCGTGGTCGGGTACCTGGCGGCGCCCGGCTACGGCGAAATGTTCCGCGCGGCGGGCTTCGGCGACCTGGTCGACTTCGCGCGGACGCGGCCGCACCCGCGTGAGCTGCTGGCGGCGGTCCCGGTCGAGGCGATCGCGACGGTGGGCCTGCTGGGCTCGCCGGCGGAGATCGCCGCGAAGGCGCGGGAGTACGCGGAGGCCGGCATCGACGAGCTGGCGATCGTGCCCGCCACCAGCGACGGCGACCCCGGTGGGGCGAAGACTCTCGCCGCGTGTCGATCCGCGGTCGTCCCGTTCGACGCGTAG
- a CDS encoding DUF5302 domain-containing protein, whose protein sequence is MSEPNPSPSGEEDDVKRKFREALERKQAHARSGASHENGGGKNQHAHGPAANKRTFRRKSG, encoded by the coding sequence ATGAGTGAACCGAATCCGTCGCCCAGCGGCGAGGAGGACGACGTCAAGCGCAAGTTCCGGGAGGCCCTGGAGCGCAAGCAGGCCCACGCCCGCTCGGGAGCGTCCCACGAGAACGGCGGCGGCAAGAACCAGCACGCCCACGGCCCGGCGGCCAACAAGAGGACTTTCCGCCGCAAGAGCGGCTGA
- a CDS encoding class I adenylate-forming enzyme family protein: MKERVGADPEGLALVDPPNTTALVGRDPVRWTWNRLDERVDVLAAFLLARGVRAGDVVAVQLPNCSALVQAFLAIVRIGAVVTPFPVSYREHEMGPMCRRTGAVAVVTASRYGEHELAGAALGLIGAAAPSVRFVVARGDDEPAGALAWPDAPLSEGDKSTLDSYLGGLQPDVNDCVTICWTSGTEAEPKAVPRCHGDWLATAAGCVQAAGITRDDVLLSPFPMTNMAGIGGMFLPWLLTGAVFVPHHPFDLPVFLGQLAAGRVTYTLAPPALLTMLLHNEKILSGVDISALRKIGSGSAPLSPWLVRTWAERYGIDIINFFGSNEGTALLSGPVDIPDPDQRASYFPNYASDVTWSTPVAGWTSVRLRDPVTGEHVTEPGRPGELRIAGPTVFAGYLTETGEPLDTSSFDEDGHFRTGDVFEIAGGRGEFLRYVDRMKDLVIRGGMNISAAEVEGLLAGHPDVADVGVVGVPDTVMGERVCAVVVPGARKPSLDELVAYLREKKVAAFKLPERLEYADALPRNPVGKILKRQLRESLE, from the coding sequence GTGAAGGAGCGGGTAGGTGCCGACCCGGAGGGTCTCGCGCTGGTCGATCCACCGAACACCACCGCACTGGTCGGACGCGACCCGGTGCGGTGGACCTGGAACCGGCTCGACGAACGCGTCGACGTCCTGGCCGCGTTCCTGCTCGCCAGAGGGGTGCGAGCAGGCGACGTCGTGGCCGTGCAGCTGCCGAACTGCTCGGCCCTGGTGCAGGCGTTCCTCGCGATCGTGCGGATCGGTGCCGTGGTCACCCCGTTCCCGGTGTCCTACCGGGAACACGAGATGGGTCCGATGTGCCGGCGCACCGGGGCCGTCGCGGTGGTGACCGCATCCAGATACGGCGAGCACGAGCTCGCCGGGGCGGCCCTTGGGCTCATCGGCGCTGCGGCGCCGTCGGTCCGGTTCGTCGTCGCCCGGGGGGACGACGAACCGGCCGGCGCCCTGGCCTGGCCCGACGCACCACTGTCCGAAGGGGACAAGTCCACTCTGGACTCGTATCTCGGCGGGCTCCAACCCGACGTGAACGACTGCGTGACGATCTGCTGGACGTCCGGCACCGAGGCCGAGCCGAAGGCGGTCCCGCGCTGCCACGGCGACTGGCTCGCGACGGCCGCGGGCTGCGTCCAGGCCGCGGGGATCACCCGGGACGACGTCCTGCTGTCCCCGTTCCCCATGACGAACATGGCCGGCATCGGCGGGATGTTCCTGCCGTGGCTGCTGACCGGTGCGGTGTTCGTCCCGCACCACCCGTTCGACCTGCCGGTGTTCCTGGGGCAGCTCGCGGCCGGACGCGTGACGTACACGCTCGCGCCCCCGGCGTTGCTGACCATGCTGCTGCACAACGAAAAGATCCTGTCCGGAGTGGACATCTCGGCGCTGCGCAAGATCGGGTCGGGTTCGGCGCCGCTCTCGCCGTGGCTCGTGCGCACCTGGGCCGAGCGGTACGGCATCGACATCATCAACTTCTTCGGCTCCAACGAAGGCACCGCCCTGCTGTCCGGTCCCGTGGACATCCCGGACCCGGACCAGCGCGCGAGCTACTTCCCGAACTACGCCTCGGACGTCACGTGGTCGACGCCGGTCGCGGGCTGGACGTCGGTGCGGCTGCGCGACCCGGTCACCGGCGAGCACGTGACCGAACCCGGGCGCCCCGGCGAGCTGCGCATCGCCGGGCCGACGGTGTTCGCCGGGTACCTCACCGAAACGGGCGAGCCGCTGGACACCTCGTCGTTCGACGAGGACGGGCACTTCCGCACCGGCGACGTCTTCGAGATCGCCGGCGGGCGCGGGGAGTTCCTCCGGTATGTCGACCGGATGAAGGACCTGGTCATCCGCGGCGGCATGAACATCTCGGCCGCCGAGGTCGAGGGCCTGCTGGCCGGGCACCCGGACGTCGCCGACGTCGGGGTCGTCGGCGTGCCCGACACCGTCATGGGGGAGCGGGTGTGCGCGGTCGTCGTGCCGGGTGCGCGGAAACCCTCGCTCGACGAGCTGGTCGCGTACCTGCGCGAGAAGAAGGTGGCGGCGTTCAAGCTGCCGGAACGGCTCGAGTACGCCGACGCCTTGCCCCGCAACCCGGTGGGGAAGATCCTGAAGCGGCAGCTGCGGGAAAGTCTGGAGTGA
- a CDS encoding MBL fold metallo-hydrolase: MNTGLSRRGLFGAGAAAATILAGVSAASAAPAAKSTSRMTLRWWGNNGWEIRVPGSAGTKTILVDPWLTRFKTGTYTPAGADPKTPLSVNKALIDGYLDQGFLRADHILVTHGHYDHLTDVPYLAKRTGATVLGTETHLSLMAALGAPEDQLAVASGGEDLTFDGYSIRVLRSLHSATGERARVPFPGSRPLSRRDRPRVIEDLVEGGTLAYQVTGGGASVLDFGGSNYVESELAGLHPDVVCVPVGGAKVTQYVPRLLRTLGNPRYVAATHWDDFDLPLGQAHDPNGGLEALRKAVAAASPASEFVVLDHLGELTP; the protein is encoded by the coding sequence ATGAACACTGGACTCAGCAGACGGGGGCTGTTCGGCGCGGGCGCGGCGGCGGCCACGATCCTCGCCGGGGTTTCGGCGGCTTCGGCGGCTCCCGCGGCGAAGAGCACGTCTCGGATGACACTGCGGTGGTGGGGAAACAACGGCTGGGAGATCCGCGTGCCGGGCTCGGCCGGGACGAAGACGATCCTCGTCGATCCGTGGCTGACGCGGTTCAAGACGGGGACGTACACGCCGGCGGGCGCGGACCCGAAGACGCCGCTGTCGGTGAACAAGGCGCTGATCGACGGCTACCTGGACCAGGGTTTCCTGCGCGCGGATCACATCCTGGTGACCCACGGCCACTACGACCACCTGACGGACGTCCCCTACCTGGCGAAACGCACCGGCGCGACGGTCCTCGGCACTGAGACCCATTTGAGTCTCATGGCGGCGCTGGGCGCGCCCGAAGACCAGCTGGCCGTCGCGAGCGGCGGCGAGGACCTGACCTTTGACGGTTACTCGATCCGCGTTCTCAGGTCCCTGCATTCGGCGACGGGAGAGCGGGCCCGGGTGCCGTTCCCGGGGTCGCGGCCGTTGTCCCGCCGGGATCGTCCCCGCGTGATCGAGGACCTGGTCGAGGGCGGCACGCTGGCTTACCAGGTGACCGGCGGTGGCGCGAGCGTCCTGGACTTCGGCGGCTCGAACTACGTCGAGTCCGAGCTGGCGGGGTTGCACCCGGACGTGGTGTGCGTGCCGGTGGGCGGAGCGAAGGTGACGCAGTACGTGCCGCGGCTGCTGCGCACGCTGGGCAACCCGCGTTACGTGGCGGCGACGCACTGGGACGACTTCGATCTGCCCCTGGGCCAGGCTCACGACCCGAACGGCGGCTTGGAGGCGCTGCGCAAGGCGGTGGCGGCGGCGAGCCCGGCCAGCGAGTTCGTGGTGCTGGACCACCTGGGCGAGCTCACGCCCTGA
- a CDS encoding Glu/Leu/Phe/Val dehydrogenase dimerization domain-containing protein, protein MTEGVFARNSGHEQVVYCHDQASGLKAIIGIYSTALGPALGGTRFHPYATEADALDDVLALSKGMAYKNALAGLDLGGGKAVIIGDPKTLKSEALLRAYGRFVQSLGGRYITACDVGTYVQDMDVVARECQYVTGRSPEDGGAGDSSVLTAFGVFQGMRASAEHVWGSPDLAGKRVGVAGVGKVGHILVGHLVDAGAQVTITDVYAPAIERTRSIYPDVQVASDVDTLLRTELDVFAPCALGGVLNDETVPVLGARIVCGAANNQLAHAGIDKQLADRGVLYAPDYLVNAGGVIQVDDERHGFTFERAKRKTTAIYDTTKAVFALADTEGVPPATAADRLAERRMAEVGRLRSIMTV, encoded by the coding sequence GTGACCGAAGGAGTGTTCGCCCGGAACTCCGGGCACGAACAGGTCGTGTACTGCCACGACCAGGCCAGTGGCCTGAAGGCCATCATCGGCATCTACTCCACCGCGCTCGGACCCGCCCTGGGCGGGACGCGCTTCCACCCCTACGCCACCGAAGCGGACGCGCTCGACGACGTGCTCGCGCTGTCCAAGGGCATGGCGTACAAGAACGCGCTGGCCGGGCTCGACCTCGGCGGCGGCAAGGCCGTCATCATCGGCGACCCGAAGACGCTCAAGTCCGAAGCGCTGCTGCGCGCGTACGGGCGCTTCGTGCAGTCCCTGGGCGGCCGCTACATCACGGCGTGCGACGTGGGCACGTACGTGCAGGACATGGACGTCGTGGCGCGCGAGTGCCAGTACGTCACCGGCCGCTCGCCCGAGGACGGCGGGGCCGGCGACTCGTCCGTGCTCACCGCGTTCGGCGTCTTCCAGGGCATGCGGGCCTCGGCCGAGCACGTGTGGGGCAGCCCGGACCTGGCCGGCAAGCGGGTCGGCGTCGCCGGCGTCGGCAAGGTCGGGCACATCCTCGTCGGGCACCTCGTGGACGCCGGCGCGCAGGTGACGATCACCGACGTCTACGCGCCCGCGATCGAGCGGACCCGCTCGATCTACCCGGACGTCCAGGTCGCGTCCGATGTGGACACTCTGCTGCGCACCGAGCTGGACGTCTTCGCACCCTGTGCCCTGGGTGGCGTCCTGAACGACGAGACCGTGCCGGTGCTCGGCGCCCGGATCGTCTGCGGTGCGGCGAACAACCAGCTCGCGCACGCCGGGATCGACAAGCAGCTCGCCGACCGCGGTGTCCTGTACGCGCCGGACTACCTGGTCAACGCCGGTGGCGTCATCCAGGTGGACGACGAGCGCCACGGCTTCACCTTCGAGCGCGCCAAGCGCAAGACGACGGCCATCTACGACACGACGAAGGCCGTGTTCGCGCTGGCCGACACCGAGGGCGTGCCCCCGGCGACGGCGGCCGACCGGCTCGCCGAGCGCCGGATGGCGGAGGTCGGGCGGTTGCGGTCCATCATGACCGTGTGA
- a CDS encoding carotenoid oxygenase family protein: protein MTSTSEQPLMVARAADAAAEPNPYLLGVYAPVGTEIDAEDLQVIGEIPKDLNGVYLRNGPNPRFAPEGRYHWFDGDGMIHAVHLENGKARYRNRWVRTKAFEAESEAGKGLWTGVMENPAGNPFGNTHGLGLKDNANTDVVFHRGRILATWYLCGSPYAVDPLSLETLGAEDFLGTLVGDMMAHPKVDEATGELFWFDYGPRPPYLRYGVISADGQVVKTTEIELPGPRLPHDMAITEHHAVLMDLPLVQDVHAAKQGRHKLHFDRSMPSRFGVLPRYGDGSQIKWFEASPCYIYHVVNAWEQGDEVVLDVCRVQKPAPRADAHTPLAKMLSYLRLDAQLHRYRFNLRTGACHEAPLDDDNTEFPTVDSRGVGARNRYSYAVHISPESTLKFDGLVRYDNLAGSKTEYRFGPGRWGSEAPFAPRDGASVDSADGYLVTFVQDEREGRSELDIFDAADLAAGPVARVLLPQRVPLGFHATWVRADQLENLRS from the coding sequence ATGACCAGCACCTCCGAACAGCCGCTGATGGTGGCCAGGGCGGCGGACGCGGCCGCGGAGCCCAACCCCTACCTGCTGGGCGTCTACGCCCCGGTCGGCACCGAGATCGACGCCGAAGACCTGCAGGTCATCGGCGAGATCCCGAAGGACCTCAACGGCGTCTACCTGCGCAACGGCCCCAACCCGCGGTTCGCCCCGGAAGGCCGCTACCACTGGTTCGACGGCGACGGCATGATCCACGCCGTCCACCTGGAGAACGGCAAGGCGCGCTACCGCAACCGCTGGGTCCGCACGAAGGCCTTCGAGGCCGAGTCCGAAGCCGGCAAGGGCCTCTGGACCGGCGTCATGGAGAACCCGGCGGGCAACCCGTTCGGCAACACGCACGGCCTGGGGCTCAAGGACAACGCCAACACCGACGTCGTCTTCCACCGCGGCCGGATCCTCGCGACCTGGTACCTGTGCGGCTCGCCGTACGCGGTCGACCCGCTCTCGCTGGAGACGCTGGGCGCCGAGGACTTCCTCGGCACGCTGGTCGGCGACATGATGGCCCACCCCAAGGTGGACGAGGCCACCGGCGAGCTGTTCTGGTTCGACTACGGCCCACGGCCGCCGTACCTGCGCTACGGCGTGATCAGCGCGGACGGCCAGGTCGTCAAGACCACCGAGATCGAGCTGCCGGGCCCGCGCCTGCCGCACGACATGGCCATCACCGAGCACCACGCGGTGCTGATGGACCTGCCGCTGGTCCAGGACGTCCACGCGGCGAAACAGGGTCGCCACAAGCTGCACTTCGACCGCTCGATGCCGAGCCGCTTCGGCGTACTGCCACGCTACGGAGACGGTAGCCAGATCAAGTGGTTCGAAGCGAGCCCGTGCTACATCTACCACGTCGTCAACGCCTGGGAGCAGGGTGACGAGGTCGTCCTCGACGTCTGCCGCGTGCAGAAGCCGGCCCCGCGGGCCGACGCGCACACGCCGCTCGCGAAGATGCTCTCCTACCTGCGGCTCGACGCCCAGCTGCACCGCTACCGCTTCAACCTGCGGACCGGCGCGTGCCACGAGGCGCCGCTCGACGACGACAACACCGAGTTCCCGACCGTCGACTCCCGGGGCGTCGGCGCGCGGAACCGGTACTCCTACGCGGTGCACATCTCGCCCGAGTCGACGCTGAAGTTCGACGGGCTCGTGCGCTACGACAATCTTGCCGGCTCCAAGACCGAATACCGGTTCGGTCCCGGCCGGTGGGGCAGTGAGGCGCCCTTCGCACCCCGCGATGGCGCATCCGTCGACTCGGCGGACGGTTATCTGGTGACGTTCGTGCAGGACGAGCGTGAGGGACGCTCGGAACTGGACATCTTCGACGCCGCCGATCTCGCTGCCGGACCCGTGGCCAGGGTCCTGCTTCCCCAGCGTGTCCCGCTCGGTTTTCACGCGACCTGGGTCCGGGCGGACCAGCTGGAAAACCTCCGTTCATGA